The following proteins come from a genomic window of Acidobacteriota bacterium:
- a CDS encoding alkaline phosphatase family protein codes for MNRERLLSFAACAIPGLMAGIHLAGLLFFLNPHLPFQPGPVFRTSAYYGLLGALSTTVLLAPISWRTPERAGRLLPWCLGAVFGAAAGLDLAHAALYDHFLPPGIHDRLIKAGLWLVLAAAVTFYTAFLHTYRRQRPYGARSRFGIASLAVLTVYSVFERREAFEPPPQRKPRAAAIEAAPPPNLLILGLDGASLDAILPLSEQGLLPFFSQTMRSGSYGRAESVEPASRLPLWTTVVTGKYPFRHGVVSEATRGAPWLGGERLHLAPRGIGFSVWGDRGVTEGGPAVLPSAPSLWQIAEGFGLDVFALDPGVGLTDSAVARAAALGSAMEDERLARLGDGPPSALYTAALRDLETQTQLLEILSSRSPEVDTGLVVFAVMDGLAAVSNLYYDSYEAVQFDGDQEQARVDRARWLSAYYAFVDGLVAEAWEELPPPRTLAVVSAYGWRRSGPLRRLFGLRGNAPAGVGSGYQNTPDGLLLLRGPGINEDRLLTRLGIQDVAPTLLYALNLPTALDIDGRVLTEAFDSSTLARRPIAFVPSYETKTGS; via the coding sequence GTGAATCGAGAACGGCTGCTCAGCTTCGCCGCCTGCGCGATACCCGGGCTCATGGCCGGGATCCACCTGGCTGGGCTCCTCTTCTTCCTCAACCCTCACCTGCCATTTCAGCCGGGGCCGGTGTTTCGAACCAGCGCCTACTACGGTCTGCTCGGCGCTCTTAGCACGACCGTTCTGCTGGCGCCGATTTCCTGGCGGACGCCCGAGCGCGCGGGGCGGCTGCTTCCCTGGTGCCTCGGAGCCGTGTTCGGCGCCGCTGCCGGCCTCGACCTTGCCCACGCGGCACTCTACGACCACTTCCTGCCTCCCGGCATTCACGATCGGCTGATCAAGGCCGGGCTCTGGCTCGTCCTGGCCGCGGCCGTCACGTTCTACACGGCGTTCCTTCACACCTACCGCCGGCAGAGGCCCTATGGAGCTCGCAGCCGCTTCGGCATCGCCAGCCTCGCGGTCCTGACCGTGTACTCGGTCTTCGAACGGCGCGAGGCGTTCGAGCCGCCGCCGCAGAGGAAGCCTCGCGCGGCGGCGATCGAGGCCGCACCACCGCCCAACCTCCTGATCTTAGGCCTCGACGGCGCCTCGCTCGACGCGATCCTGCCCCTGTCCGAGCAGGGGCTGCTTCCGTTCTTCTCGCAGACCATGCGATCCGGCAGCTACGGACGCGCCGAGTCGGTCGAACCGGCGAGCCGTCTGCCGCTCTGGACAACGGTCGTCACCGGCAAGTACCCGTTCCGCCATGGCGTCGTGTCAGAGGCGACCCGGGGCGCGCCCTGGCTTGGAGGGGAACGTCTCCACCTGGCGCCCCGCGGAATCGGCTTCAGCGTCTGGGGCGATCGCGGAGTGACCGAGGGCGGGCCGGCCGTCTTGCCTTCCGCTCCCTCCCTCTGGCAAATCGCCGAGGGGTTCGGACTCGACGTGTTCGCACTAGACCCCGGAGTCGGTCTCACGGACTCCGCGGTGGCACGTGCCGCCGCTCTGGGTTCGGCGATGGAGGACGAGCGGCTGGCACGGCTCGGCGATGGCCCGCCATCCGCGCTCTACACCGCGGCGCTCCGTGATCTGGAGACGCAGACCCAACTGCTGGAGATCCTGTCGTCGCGATCTCCGGAAGTCGATACGGGGCTCGTCGTGTTCGCGGTCATGGACGGATTGGCCGCGGTCTCGAACCTTTACTACGACTCCTACGAGGCCGTTCAATTCGACGGCGACCAGGAACAGGCGCGCGTCGACCGGGCGCGCTGGCTGTCGGCCTACTACGCCTTCGTGGACGGCCTGGTAGCCGAAGCCTGGGAGGAACTGCCGCCGCCGCGGACGCTGGCCGTGGTCAGCGCGTACGGCTGGAGGCGGTCCGGGCCCCTGCGCCGGCTGTTCGGCTTACGAGGCAACGCCCCCGCCGGCGTAGGGAGCGGATACCAGAACACGCCCGACGGACTGCTTCTGCTCCGCGGACCGGGAATCAACGAGGACCGTCTCCTGACCCGGCTCGGCATCCAGGACGTGGCCCCTACGCTCCTCTACGCCCTGAACCTGCCGACCGCGCTCGACATCGACGGCCGTGTCCTCACCGAGGCCTTCGACTCGTCGACTCTGGCCCGCCGGCCGATCGCCTTCGTGCCCTCCTACGAAACGAAGACCGGGAGCTAG
- a CDS encoding dihydroorotate dehydrogenase, with amino-acid sequence MTRESGGPGPDLSTQVGPLELQNPILTASGTFGYGLEFAERADLRRLGGLVTKGLSLEPLAGNPPVRIAETRGGMLNSIGLQNIGVDKFLDDVLPGLVGLPPKVIVNLFGYDQDDYVRLAERVDPHAGVAAVELNVSCPNVSKGGIEFGHDPEILCGLVRRVRSATGKPVVVKLSPNVTEPAALGQAASAGGADILSAVNTFVGMAIDTNTRRPVLSTVRGGLSGPAIKPLALRIVWDVAREVDLPVIGIGGVETVDDVLEFLLAGASAVQVGTALFRDPRTAERLVDGLRDRLQREGVASVHCLVGAAARQE; translated from the coding sequence GTGACCAGGGAAAGCGGCGGACCCGGCCCGGACCTGTCGACGCAGGTGGGGCCGCTCGAGCTGCAGAATCCGATTCTGACGGCCAGCGGGACGTTCGGCTACGGCCTGGAGTTCGCGGAGCGGGCGGACCTGCGTCGACTGGGTGGCCTGGTGACGAAGGGACTGTCACTCGAACCGCTGGCCGGCAATCCGCCGGTCCGGATCGCCGAGACCCGGGGCGGCATGCTGAACTCGATCGGGCTGCAGAACATCGGTGTGGACAAGTTCCTGGACGACGTTCTGCCTGGCCTCGTCGGGCTGCCGCCGAAGGTGATCGTCAACCTCTTCGGATACGACCAGGACGACTACGTGCGGCTTGCCGAGCGCGTCGATCCCCATGCGGGGGTGGCTGCGGTCGAGCTGAACGTGTCCTGCCCGAACGTGAGCAAGGGCGGCATCGAGTTCGGTCATGACCCGGAGATCCTCTGCGGCCTGGTCCGCCGGGTGCGTTCCGCGACCGGCAAGCCCGTGGTCGTCAAGCTGTCGCCGAACGTGACCGAGCCGGCAGCCCTGGGCCAGGCGGCGAGTGCCGGAGGCGCCGATATCCTGTCGGCGGTGAACACCTTCGTCGGCATGGCGATCGACACGAACACCCGGCGTCCGGTGCTCTCGACGGTACGTGGCGGCCTGTCGGGGCCTGCGATCAAGCCCCTGGCGTTGCGGATCGTCTGGGATGTCGCCCGCGAGGTCGACCTGCCGGTGATCGGTATCGGCGGGGTGGAAACGGTCGACGACGTCCTGGAGTTCCTGCTCGCCGGCGCCTCGGCGGTTCAGGTCGGCACGGCGCTCTTCCGTGACCCCAGGACGGCCGAGCGACTGGTGGACGGACTGCGGGACCGCTTGCAGAGGGAGGGCGTGGCCTCGGTCCACTGCCTGGTCGGAGCGGCGGCGAGACAGGAATGA
- the lepB gene encoding signal peptidase I — protein sequence MRYWSRLGLLKLCRDGADVLLVAAILALFVRAFFVQAYRIPSESMEPTLMVGDHLLINKFVFGAGAGRWGPLVPQRPVRPGDLVTFRGIEEPAHELLKRCVATGGAVVEIDSKKLRVDGREVDETAYVVHSDNRVYPRSEFLHESFWRRDSYGPESVPDGSLFCLGDNRDISRDSRFFGPVGTELVRGRPFLVYWSRDREAGRWAVRWRRTLHVPR from the coding sequence TTGCGGTACTGGTCGCGCTTGGGACTTCTCAAGCTGTGCCGCGACGGCGCGGACGTGCTGCTTGTCGCGGCCATCCTCGCACTGTTCGTCCGCGCCTTCTTCGTCCAGGCCTACCGCATTCCGTCCGAGTCGATGGAACCGACCCTGATGGTCGGCGATCATCTGCTGATCAACAAGTTCGTCTTCGGCGCCGGTGCCGGTCGCTGGGGACCGCTCGTGCCTCAACGCCCGGTGCGACCGGGCGACCTGGTCACCTTCCGCGGCATCGAGGAGCCCGCTCACGAGCTGCTCAAGCGCTGCGTTGCGACCGGCGGCGCGGTGGTGGAGATCGATTCGAAGAAGCTCCGGGTCGACGGCCGCGAAGTCGACGAGACGGCCTACGTCGTCCACTCGGACAACCGGGTCTACCCCCGCTCCGAGTTCCTCCATGAGAGTTTCTGGCGCCGGGACTCCTACGGTCCTGAATCCGTGCCGGACGGGAGCCTCTTCTGTCTGGGCGACAACCGCGACATATCGCGCGACTCGCGCTTCTTCGGTCCGGTTGGAACCGAGCTGGTCCGCGGACGGCCGTTCCTCGTCTACTGGTCGCGTGACAGGGAAGCGGGAAGATGGGCCGTCCGCTGGCGGCGCACCCTCCACGTTCCCCGCTGA
- a CDS encoding dihydroorotate dehydrogenase electron transfer subunit, with protein sequence MAALDATGRVLEVRPLPLRHFLLRIRVDGMEPAAPGQFVMVAGADQAEPYLRRAFSVYGQEPAGEDALVISLLGKVIGRGTAALAACTAGEDVPVLGPLGMGFHTMGRTGPAGGRSALVAGGIGSAGLGLLAQALARAEVPFDFYYGGRTAGDLVEADEFRRLSESTGGRLIATTEDGTEGTRGLVTEALLETLEAGGRAEELAYGAVYTCGPHGLMAAVARIAADHGIAGEAAMETPMGCGYGACLGCAVELKKGGYALCCRHGPVFDLEEVVW encoded by the coding sequence ATGGCGGCGCTGGACGCGACGGGGAGAGTGCTCGAGGTCCGGCCGTTGCCTCTTCGGCACTTCCTGCTGCGGATCCGGGTGGACGGCATGGAGCCCGCCGCGCCCGGGCAGTTCGTGATGGTGGCCGGCGCCGACCAGGCGGAGCCGTACCTGAGGCGGGCGTTCTCGGTCTATGGCCAGGAGCCGGCCGGGGAAGACGCCCTGGTCATCTCCCTGCTCGGCAAGGTGATCGGGCGGGGCACTGCGGCGCTGGCCGCCTGCACCGCCGGCGAGGATGTTCCGGTGCTGGGTCCCCTGGGGATGGGATTCCATACTATGGGACGGACAGGACCTGCCGGCGGTCGGTCCGCCCTGGTTGCCGGCGGCATCGGATCGGCGGGTCTCGGTCTGTTGGCCCAGGCGCTGGCGCGTGCCGAAGTTCCTTTCGACTTCTACTACGGCGGTCGCACCGCGGGCGATCTCGTCGAGGCGGACGAGTTCCGGCGCTTGAGCGAAAGCACGGGCGGTCGGCTGATCGCGACCACGGAGGACGGGACCGAGGGGACCCGTGGGTTGGTGACGGAAGCGCTGCTCGAGACACTCGAGGCGGGCGGGCGGGCGGAAGAGCTCGCGTACGGGGCGGTCTACACCTGCGGCCCTCACGGTCTGATGGCGGCTGTAGCGCGAATCGCCGCCGATCACGGGATCGCCGGAGAGGCCGCGATGGAGACCCCGATGGGTTGCGGCTACGGTGCCTGTCTGGGCTGCGCCGTGGAGCTCAAGAAGGGCGGCTACGCGCTCTGCTGCCGTCACGGCCCGGTGTTCGACCTGGAGGAGGTGGTCTGGTGA
- a CDS encoding DUF885 family protein, whose translation MALLLAGFVLYLLLPSEPGGDPAETEATRAVASTDYADLVSLFREFRSFQQGDSGNIQSYSQSGWILSNLDAAPDFSATAMAEQYGELGRFQARLQSIDPTDWSIPQQVDYQLVRAELNGYEFQHRVLSPWSRDPGFYNDVIATFAWVAEPPLPGNEVAVLQSRLRSVPDLVQQAKANLTDFSLIGADLATLAILSIGDTRSDYQSLAQGLRIHHPELVADVDSALIAIDDYEDWIRSNEDRMTGTIGVGRENYNWLLRNVYLLPYTWDDIRTIVELEDNRVITFQRLEENRNRDVPPIVPVGSQVEYREGIEEAVDHIMSFLRNEEIFTVQDFLVPDDYLDSRLFGKGYSLEDPWPEKHDYFFNFSHREAVMENTHELVGHHFDMLRAERDSHPIRGGERPYKISTARDEGLAFALEELLMHAGYLDGRNPHGREITYEQAAFRTVRALSDIYMHNGDWNLEEAMRFCVDNAPHGELLDGSHHLWFELDTTLRGVGHHMLMVLGKVQFMKLMRDRANQLGDDFNLREFLDEVYAAGQIPWSLMRWEMTGYDDEVSQLW comes from the coding sequence TTGGCGCTCCTCCTCGCGGGCTTCGTCCTGTATCTGTTGCTGCCGAGTGAACCGGGAGGCGATCCGGCGGAAACCGAGGCAACTCGGGCGGTCGCGAGCACCGACTACGCCGACCTGGTCTCCCTCTTCCGAGAGTTTCGTTCGTTCCAACAAGGCGACTCCGGCAACATCCAGTCCTATTCGCAGAGCGGGTGGATCCTGTCGAACCTGGACGCCGCGCCCGATTTCTCCGCCACTGCGATGGCAGAACAATACGGCGAGCTGGGGAGGTTTCAGGCGCGGTTGCAGTCGATAGATCCTACGGACTGGTCGATCCCACAACAGGTCGACTACCAGCTCGTCCGGGCGGAGCTGAACGGTTACGAGTTCCAGCACCGGGTTCTCAGCCCATGGTCCAGGGATCCCGGGTTCTACAACGACGTGATCGCCACGTTCGCCTGGGTAGCTGAACCACCTCTGCCGGGGAACGAGGTCGCAGTTCTGCAATCAAGGCTCCGGTCGGTACCCGATCTGGTGCAACAGGCGAAAGCGAATCTCACCGACTTCTCGCTGATCGGCGCCGACCTGGCCACTCTGGCGATTCTTTCCATCGGAGATACCAGATCGGACTACCAATCGCTCGCACAGGGCCTCAGGATCCATCATCCGGAACTCGTGGCCGACGTGGACTCGGCACTGATCGCGATCGACGACTATGAGGACTGGATACGGTCCAACGAGGATCGGATGACGGGCACGATCGGTGTGGGCAGGGAGAACTACAACTGGCTGCTCAGGAACGTCTATCTTTTGCCCTATACCTGGGACGACATTCGAACGATCGTCGAACTCGAAGACAACCGTGTGATCACCTTTCAACGACTGGAGGAGAACCGAAATCGCGATGTTCCACCCATCGTACCGGTCGGGTCACAGGTCGAGTACAGGGAAGGCATCGAAGAAGCCGTCGATCACATCATGAGCTTCCTTCGCAACGAGGAGATCTTCACTGTGCAGGACTTTCTCGTGCCGGATGACTATCTCGACTCGCGGCTGTTCGGAAAGGGGTACTCCCTGGAGGATCCCTGGCCCGAGAAGCACGACTACTTCTTCAACTTCTCTCACCGGGAAGCAGTGATGGAGAACACCCATGAGCTGGTCGGCCATCATTTCGACATGCTCAGAGCAGAGCGCGACAGTCACCCGATCCGTGGCGGAGAGCGGCCGTACAAGATCTCGACGGCTCGCGACGAGGGGCTCGCGTTCGCCCTGGAGGAACTGCTGATGCATGCGGGATACCTGGACGGACGCAACCCTCACGGCCGGGAGATCACCTATGAACAGGCGGCTTTCCGCACCGTCCGCGCGCTCTCCGACATCTACATGCACAACGGCGACTGGAATCTGGAAGAAGCGATGCGGTTCTGTGTCGACAATGCGCCGCATGGCGAGTTGCTGGACGGCAGTCACCATCTGTGGTTCGAGCTGGATACGACGCTACGCGGCGTGGGGCATCACATGCTCATGGTCCTGGGGAAGGTCCAGTTCATGAAACTGATGCGAGACCGTGCCAATCAACTCGGCGACGACTTCAACTTGCGTGAGTTCCTCGATGAGGTCTACGCCGCGGGCCAGATCCCCTGGTCGCTCATGCGGTGGGAGATGACCGGGTACGACGACGAGGTTTCACAACTCTGGTGA
- the mtnA gene encoding S-methyl-5-thioribose-1-phosphate isomerase, with translation MAVEPPGATEQGFSPIRWSDDALLLLDQTLLPEQEVWLRCRRPEDVAEAIRRLSVRGAPAIGVAAAYGLVLGAEDFAAAYTLLLATRPTAVNLRWALDQGRVLHERSVEAGEREESRERLLDWARDLHREDIAANRRIGRFGRELFEVGDRVLTHCNAGALATAGYGTAIGVVEAAWSAGRLASVWVDETRPLLQGSRLTTWELSRLEIPHRLITDNSAGAIIARGWVQKIVVGADRIAANGDVANKVGTYPVAVLAARHGVPFYVAAPLSTIDRETASGAEIPIEERDAEEVVHAFGKRIAPKETEALNIAFDVTPAELVAALITDAGVLRPPYGESIASAFRDRGSADR, from the coding sequence ATGGCGGTGGAGCCACCTGGAGCGACGGAACAGGGTTTCTCGCCGATCCGGTGGAGCGACGATGCGCTCTTGCTGCTGGATCAGACCCTGCTTCCGGAGCAGGAAGTGTGGCTCCGCTGCCGGCGACCTGAGGACGTGGCAGAGGCGATTCGCCGTCTTTCGGTGCGGGGTGCGCCGGCGATCGGTGTCGCCGCGGCCTACGGCCTGGTGCTCGGCGCCGAGGACTTCGCCGCTGCCTACACGCTGCTGCTCGCGACGCGACCGACCGCGGTCAACCTCCGCTGGGCTCTGGACCAGGGCCGCGTACTCCATGAACGCTCCGTCGAGGCTGGGGAGCGCGAAGAGTCGCGGGAGCGGCTGCTCGATTGGGCTCGCGACCTGCACCGCGAGGACATCGCCGCCAACCGTCGTATCGGCAGGTTCGGGCGGGAGCTGTTCGAGGTGGGCGACCGGGTCCTGACCCACTGCAACGCCGGCGCGTTGGCGACGGCCGGCTACGGCACGGCGATCGGCGTGGTCGAGGCGGCCTGGTCCGCCGGGCGCCTCGCCAGCGTGTGGGTCGACGAGACCCGGCCGCTGCTCCAGGGCTCACGGCTGACCACCTGGGAACTCAGCCGGCTCGAGATCCCGCATCGCCTGATCACCGACAACAGCGCCGGCGCGATCATCGCCCGCGGCTGGGTCCAGAAGATCGTCGTCGGCGCCGACCGGATCGCCGCCAACGGCGATGTCGCGAACAAGGTCGGCACCTACCCGGTCGCCGTGCTCGCGGCCCGTCACGGGGTTCCGTTCTACGTCGCGGCGCCCCTGTCGACGATCGACCGGGAGACGGCGTCCGGAGCCGAGATTCCGATCGAGGAACGCGACGCGGAGGAGGTGGTCCACGCCTTCGGCAAGCGGATCGCGCCCAAGGAGACCGAGGCCCTGAACATAGCGTTCGACGTCACGCCGGCGGAGCTGGTGGCCGCATTGATCACGGACGCCGGCGTGCTCCGGCCACCCTACGGGGAGTCGATCGCCTCAGCGTTCAGAGACCGCGGAAGCGCCGACCGTTGA
- a CDS encoding DUF2332 domain-containing protein translates to MSGYPDLSAAFEQFARVEAPDLDSPTYAALAAGVAGDGELLALAAGRQRGQPAPNMLFGAVQYLLLQGVEHPLAAHYPVLSGPEPPPSEAFPPFRAFCLEHREAVADLIATRRTQTQVVRRCTCLLPTFGQVHREAGAPLALIDVGASAGLNLNFDRYAYRYLRDGGEVLRWGRGTARVDLEADLRGPGTLPEPPRKIPVASRDGIDLNPIDLGDADELLWLRALIWPEHVERHAQLVDAATELKDSPVRLHRGDASRDLPHLLERVPAEAALVVYSTIALYQVPREDRRRITEGLEVRSRERPVWRVALEGAHRPSLTLTRYRGGSGETEILARASPHGWWIKWRSP, encoded by the coding sequence TTGAGCGGGTATCCGGACCTCAGCGCCGCCTTCGAGCAGTTCGCGCGCGTCGAAGCGCCGGACCTCGACTCGCCAACGTACGCGGCACTCGCCGCGGGCGTGGCGGGAGACGGCGAACTGCTGGCGCTGGCGGCGGGGCGTCAACGAGGTCAACCGGCGCCGAACATGCTCTTCGGGGCCGTGCAGTACCTGCTCCTGCAGGGAGTCGAACATCCGCTGGCAGCGCACTATCCGGTCCTCTCGGGTCCGGAACCGCCGCCAAGCGAGGCCTTCCCGCCCTTCCGGGCGTTCTGCCTCGAACACCGCGAGGCGGTCGCGGACCTGATCGCCACTCGTCGCACCCAGACCCAGGTCGTGCGGCGCTGCACCTGCCTTCTGCCCACGTTCGGCCAGGTCCACCGCGAGGCCGGAGCGCCGCTGGCCCTGATCGACGTCGGCGCCAGCGCCGGCCTGAACCTGAACTTCGACCGCTACGCCTACCGGTATCTGCGAGACGGAGGTGAGGTCCTGCGCTGGGGAAGGGGTACGGCGCGGGTCGACCTCGAAGCCGACCTGCGGGGCCCCGGCACGCTGCCGGAGCCGCCACGGAAGATCCCGGTGGCCAGCCGCGACGGAATCGACCTGAACCCGATCGACCTCGGCGACGCGGATGAGTTGCTCTGGCTGCGAGCGCTGATCTGGCCCGAGCACGTGGAGCGCCACGCTCAGCTCGTGGACGCCGCGACCGAACTGAAGGACAGCCCGGTCCGTCTCCATCGCGGCGACGCTTCTCGTGATCTGCCGCACCTGCTCGAGCGAGTCCCCGCCGAAGCGGCGCTGGTCGTCTACTCCACCATCGCTCTCTACCAGGTTCCCCGTGAGGACCGGCGGCGCATCACGGAAGGGCTGGAGGTCCGGAGCCGGGAGCGGCCCGTTTGGCGGGTAGCCCTGGAAGGCGCCCATCGGCCGAGCCTGACGCTGACCAGGTACCGCGGCGGTTCCGGCGAAACGGAGATACTCGCCCGGGCCTCGCCGCATGGTTGGTGGATCAAGTGGCGGAGCCCTTAG
- the pyrF gene encoding orotidine-5'-phosphate decarboxylase: MSGRLRRVAVALDTDDRETFSRWCSLFGPRVGVLKVGPRVFLRWGRAAVEEAAGTGAEVFLDLKFHDIPSTVAGAVGAARELGVSYLTVHSGGGRRMMEAAVEAAGDEIRVLAITVLTHLAAEDLEELDLPGRPATRALGWAAAAQRSGCSGVVCSPLELASLRERLGSDFLLVSPGIRFEDSRSDDQRRVATPAAALRSGADLMVIGRPLTRAADPEAVLAGLAAAGA, translated from the coding sequence ATGAGCGGGAGGCTCCGGCGGGTCGCCGTGGCCCTCGACACGGACGATCGCGAGACCTTCAGTAGGTGGTGCTCTCTCTTCGGCCCGCGGGTTGGCGTGCTGAAGGTGGGGCCGCGGGTCTTCCTGCGTTGGGGGCGCGCGGCCGTGGAAGAGGCCGCCGGAACCGGTGCGGAGGTCTTCCTCGACCTGAAGTTTCACGACATTCCGAGTACCGTCGCGGGCGCGGTCGGCGCGGCCAGGGAGCTGGGCGTCTCCTACCTGACGGTGCACTCGGGCGGTGGTCGGCGCATGATGGAGGCTGCCGTCGAGGCAGCGGGCGACGAGATCCGCGTGCTCGCGATCACCGTTCTCACCCACCTCGCGGCGGAAGATCTCGAAGAACTGGATCTGCCGGGCCGGCCCGCGACCCGTGCCCTGGGCTGGGCGGCGGCAGCCCAGAGGAGCGGTTGCTCGGGCGTTGTCTGCTCGCCGCTGGAATTGGCCTCCCTGCGCGAGCGACTTGGGTCGGACTTCCTCCTCGTGAGCCCGGGAATCCGCTTCGAGGACTCCCGGAGCGACGATCAGCGCCGGGTCGCGACGCCGGCGGCGGCGCTGCGGTCCGGGGCGGACCTGATGGTGATCGGGCGGCCGCTGACCCGAGCCGCTGACCCCGAGGCGGTCCTGGCTGGATTGGCTGCGGCCGGCGCCTGA
- a CDS encoding helix-hairpin-helix domain-containing protein: MKRRKTIASAVVLVLGLVAVMPAGAAEGVVNINTADAAALALLPGVGPSTAGRIVEFRTENGKFESAVDLMLVRGIGERSFERMRPYVTTEGDTTLTDKVRVPREQTDSDEESDGPTDGP; encoded by the coding sequence ATGAAGAGAAGAAAGACGATCGCGTCGGCGGTAGTGCTCGTGCTTGGCCTGGTGGCAGTGATGCCAGCCGGAGCAGCCGAAGGCGTAGTCAACATCAACACCGCGGATGCTGCGGCGCTCGCCCTCCTCCCCGGCGTCGGTCCGTCGACCGCGGGGCGGATCGTGGAGTTCCGCACGGAGAACGGCAAGTTCGAGTCGGCCGTGGACCTGATGCTCGTCCGCGGCATCGGCGAGCGATCGTTCGAGCGCATGCGGCCCTACGTGACGACCGAAGGGGACACGACATTGACGGACAAGGTGCGGGTCCCCAGGGAGCAGACGGACTCCGACGAAGAGTCGGATGGCCCTACCGACGGCCCCTGA
- a CDS encoding prepilin-type N-terminal cleavage/methylation domain-containing protein has product MKGRAGFTLLELLVATTILALLATLAVPPLRQQIAQHRVRLAAAEVASALWAARGSAVRYGVAVAIRFEFEDSHAEPVFSLYADGDGDGVRTADLTSGTDPRIGRPARLLHVGSGVHFGIPDDLEPAEFTGSGRLDRLDDPVRFGRSDIASFSPAGTASPGTVFLTDGYHLFAVRVYSRTGKIQVLRYVRDRELWKGI; this is encoded by the coding sequence ATGAAGGGCCGTGCTGGCTTCACCCTTCTCGAACTGCTGGTTGCAACGACGATCCTGGCCTTGCTGGCCACCCTGGCGGTGCCGCCTTTGCGCCAGCAGATCGCCCAGCACCGAGTGCGTCTGGCGGCCGCCGAGGTTGCCTCGGCCCTCTGGGCCGCGCGCGGCAGCGCGGTCCGCTACGGTGTGGCGGTTGCGATTCGGTTCGAGTTCGAGGACTCCCACGCGGAACCCGTCTTCTCCCTCTACGCGGACGGGGACGGCGACGGCGTGCGCACGGCTGATCTGACCTCCGGCACGGATCCCAGGATCGGGCGGCCGGCACGATTGCTTCACGTAGGCAGCGGCGTGCACTTCGGCATTCCGGATGACCTGGAGCCGGCTGAGTTCACCGGCTCGGGCCGACTCGATCGCCTGGACGATCCGGTCCGGTTCGGCCGCAGCGACATCGCTTCCTTCAGCCCCGCCGGTACCGCGAGCCCGGGTACCGTCTTCCTCACCGACGGTTACCACCTGTTTGCCGTTCGGGTGTACAGCCGTACGGGGAAGATCCAGGTCCTCCGCTATGTGCGCGACCGGGAGCTCTGGAAGGGCATCTGA
- the lepB gene encoding signal peptidase I — protein MASGESKSPGSPTGRRTSVVREYLEALIVAAVFLGFTNNFVLKTFYIPSGSMEDTLLIGDHLFVNRYIFGPRPTTLEQKLLPGREVRRGDIVIFRSPETPKIDLVKRCIGLPGDEIRMVDKRLLLNGEEVDDGVYAVHRDPRTYPSTGPFGPTQLRRDNWGPLLVPDDHLFCLGDNRDHSHDSRYWGPVPISLVKGRAAMVYWSYGGETPDGTWHGLGHRLKQLANTALGFLTKTRWERTFKVIK, from the coding sequence ATGGCTAGCGGCGAGAGCAAGTCCCCAGGATCCCCGACCGGGCGCCGAACGTCCGTGGTCCGCGAGTACCTCGAGGCGCTGATCGTCGCGGCGGTCTTCCTGGGCTTCACGAACAACTTCGTCCTCAAGACCTTCTACATCCCCAGCGGGTCGATGGAGGACACGCTGCTGATCGGTGACCATCTGTTCGTGAACCGGTACATCTTCGGGCCGCGCCCCACGACGCTGGAGCAGAAGCTGCTGCCTGGCCGCGAGGTGCGGCGGGGGGACATCGTCATCTTCCGGTCGCCCGAAACGCCGAAGATCGACCTCGTCAAGCGCTGTATCGGCCTGCCGGGCGATGAGATCCGGATGGTCGACAAGCGACTGCTGCTGAACGGGGAGGAGGTGGACGACGGCGTCTACGCGGTCCATCGGGACCCCCGAACGTACCCCTCCACGGGCCCGTTCGGCCCAACACAGCTTCGTCGCGACAACTGGGGACCGCTCCTCGTCCCCGACGACCACCTCTTCTGCCTGGGCGACAACCGTGACCACTCCCACGATTCCCGCTACTGGGGACCGGTGCCGATCTCCCTGGTCAAGGGCCGGGCGGCGATGGTCTACTGGTCCTACGGAGGTGAGACGCCGGACGGCACGTGGCACGGTCTCGGTCACCGCCTGAAACAGCTCGCGAACACCGCTCTCGGTTTCCTGACCAAGACGCGTTGGGAGCGGACCTTCAAGGTGATCAAGTAG